Within Diospyros lotus cultivar Yz01 chromosome 15, ASM1463336v1, whole genome shotgun sequence, the genomic segment TATGCTCTGTAGAGGGGGTGGGCAGTACTATTAATGTTGTTGCAGTAGATGGATGGCAAATGCCTTAACAGTGACCTACTAAAAAGGGCGCCATAAATTGGGCAAGATGGCAATGAATTTCCCCACGTCATATGTGGACTAAATTTGCCCTCATTAATTCGGCTACGGAAAAAGGATAATGACTTCTTTGATTTAGTGGCAACATAGAGCTCCTAGAAGCCTGAGGTTCTGGttccaaatttattttcagGCTGTTGGAATTCTGCAAGGAAAAAATTGATTAGAAGCCGTAAGATATTGTTGAGAAAATATTTCGATATTTAAGAAAGACTTTTGAGATTGAAAAAGTTCTTGAATTAATGTTAAGAGACATATTTCTTTTTTAGAATGAGAGTTTACCTATTTATAAGGGAGTTGAAGAGGTTTGTGATAACCATCCTTGTTATTTTGAGATAAACTAAGATTTGGACTTTTATGAATAAATCTTCTCTTATGAGATTCATGAAGGGATTTTCGGAGTTATCTGTTCATGTTTTTTCATTGGAAATACCCTGCAAGAGAGATTCCTAGAAGATCTCCATGTTTCTtggttctttttttcttctccctctACAAGATTGCCCCAGGAGTCTCTAAGAGATCTTCATACGATGGTCATCTTTGGCCTTTTTGGGTCTTTATTTCTTTGGGTTTGGGATTTTGTTCCTAAGTGGTGACTTATGACACATCAATTGCTCCTACTTTTTCCTTCAACTCTCTTAGGGGAAAGAATATGCTAGGTTATCCTTTGAGAAGCTCTCCCAAAAGGGTGTTTTTTCCGTTGGTGGTTATTTTTTGGGGGTTCACTATAGTCCTTGTCTCACAGgatcttttctcttttcatcCTAAGACTGCTGCCTTTTTACTGTGTAGTTATGATTGCAGCAACTTTTGCTGCTTCATCTCCTAAggcttaccctatatatatctcttgaGAATTTCATCAAGAGATATCCTAAAGAAATCACTACTCTCATGTCGTTCAAGAGTAGGCATTTCAATATAACATTGTATGCTGATGAGGTTGTTTTGACTATCGTAAAGTTCACTTGTCTGGTTATATTTTGGGGTTTAGTTTTTAGTGTCACTGCTAGCTGTACCGCCCCAGCTATTGGTATTGCTTCCGCCGATAAAACTGAATATGGGAGAAGATATATACAAGTTTTAATTTGACAAGGGAGATATTTATCTTCTCAAGACAATTCCAATAATAAATTAGATTTACAAAGGTACCAGAGATGACCATGGGATCGTTATAAGGCATAATGGCATCCTTTTTATTTGATAGAGTAAACGTAATGGTTTTCTTATCTTCTTGTGCTAGCATCACAAAGTTTACTTGATAGGTTTGCCTTGTTTCCCTTCCTTGAAGATAAAGTGCTCTTAGTCGTAGTCTTTTCTCCAAAGATGACATGGATAGCATGACGAGTAGGTTCATTGTCTAATAGGTTTGTTtatcatctctctttctctcatcaTATTGCATATCCTGTCTTTCGTGTCCTTCTAAACTTTCTTATTGTCTTCTATCTTACCTCATTTCTCTGACTTCAACTTGGACATACCTTTTGAGTCTTCCTTCcattatcaaaattttgatttcatcaaCTCATGGAATCTATTAGTTGAGTAATTGTGGGTTTTGTGGAATCTACAAAAGACATCCTTTATCTTTACCCATAGGTCGGtttactttctttgggaatttTATGAGGCCTAATCCCTTAATTGTTTCCAGCATAGTCAATCGTGGTTTTGTAAGCAAGGTTTAGTTTGTGTACTATAATCTTGGATGGCCATTGGTTCTCTTGGATTTATCTTCTCTATTACGTACCCCTTCATCAAaaactctttcttttcttttcttttctttttctttgttcccACTAACTACCCATACTACCTCAACTTGTAGTATATACTTGTTAACTTGGAAAAATAATTTGGCTAAGGATGCAGGTTGGGATTCTTGCAGTGGTACTGATTTTGTTCCTTAAAGAATTATGGCGACTGCCACATCCGCCTGCAAGTGTTATATTTCCAAAGTAGTATTCCTGAAACGATATACAAATTTTCTAAgtgtttctttatttccttaGCAAACACTAAGCAAATATGTAGCGTCTTTCTTTCATTGACAATTAATAATAAGTGTCTTAATGAATTCCCTCCTTAATTGGTTAAAGGAAGAGATAAATCCTTCAGCCAAATTATTAAACTAAGTTCAGGCATAGTCTCTTAGGGTTAAAAAGAAGGTCCAACACACAATAGCATGTTCCCAATCCCAACCATGCAACATCATTACTAACTCGTAATTTTGGATATGGTCATGGGGTTCTCCTTTTCCCTAGTAAAAATTGATCTGCAATATCTTGAATTTGGGAGGGAGAGATTTCTTCACCATCTTAATGGTAAAGGGGATCTTAATTCTATGATGGTTTTCTTCTGCAATTACCAATTTCTTTTGTCCAACACTTGTTcgatcactttttttttcatgtcCCTAGCCTCATGGGCTGTAAAAGTAGACTAATTATCCTCGTGTTGATCTTTTCTTAATTGAGGCTTGGCTATGATTCTAATTCCCCCTATTGTAGTGCTTTGAACagtttcttgatatttttccttttgGGTTTGATTGATCTGGACCTTTTTTTGGATTAGGGTTATGCTTGGTTGCCTTTGTTGGACAGGGAAGGTCTCCcacaattctctctctctctctctctctctcttgatggGTCTCCAAGAAAGGTAAGTGCTCCTACAGAGTTTTAGGTGCAATTGGAGGTGGAGGCTGACTTCGTGTATAATTTTATAACAGGGGGGAAAATGGTGTTTGTGAGAGGACATTTTGTAGGAAAGCTGCTATCTCCTAGAGAGTTTTAgtgctattttcttattgtcatttcaatgcttcatactcatAGAGGGGAACGATTTAAGGAACTTCCTTAAGGCTTCGAGAGCCTTTCTCGGGAAGGTCTCTCAAGGTCTTGGGTTAGAAGAATTGTCGATGTCATAACCTTTTCAATCTGAGTGCCTATTTTTGGCGGCTTGAGATTTGTGTAAACTATGGTGAATTTTTTGGCTTTTCAATCAAATTTCGACATATGGCACCAATTGTTGTCATTCGAACacaacaatagaatttgtaatcCACAAATTCATCTTTAGCttgttagaattctataagaaaaaaatcaattagagggcgcatgtaataccccatgttgcaaagtgtcaagtaagttcaaagaattgaaaattagtttgagaatttagttaagtaattacCGAATTAGACGAAGGGAGttccctggaccctagataactaaggaaaatggtatagtatcgacaagtgatttaagttatgatttttagtggtgaaagaaattggattgagaataatttttggtacagctatggatcaggctgaaaaatcaaattgtcgtagggaacttttgaaaaatcaacgaaaccttGAGGGGGCTCTGGTTTTGAGTAAGAATCAACTCTAAAGAGATTTTGGGATAAAATAAGGATCCCGTGAGGGCTCGgggggcgaaatcgtccttatcgagtaatcttagaattattaattgtgaatttcTGGTATTTGAATCTGAATGAAATTTGCGTCTAAGAGTGTAATTATAATTGTGAAATGCACAGAGTAGGATTTGGAATTAATCGagagatttatatataaataattttaatatataatataataaattatatctatatatatatatgtatgtgtctgtggcggccggggggggggggggagtgaaGCAATCCGTGGGGTGCACATTGGAAGCTTCCAAGGAAGcaaagtttaaattgaatttaatgaaGCTCCGTGGTGGCCAATTGAAGTGGAAGGCAAgcattaagaaaataatataatataaataagaatgGTGACTAAGTTACAGAAATTTCTTTAATATATTAAGAGATAAactttatgatatatatatatatatatattatgttcaGGTGCGTGATGGCCAATCTTCAACCAAgtatgattaaataatatatgcatGGAGCCCaagtattatgtatatatataagaagagaGAAAGGCAGAGGCAGGGAGAGCTTGGTCGAGTGAGCAAAATCAAGAGAGAGCATaggaaagaaaaggagagaaaagaaaaggaaaagaaaaaagaaggaaagaaaaatgagaaaaatagtaaattttttttagaaaattctagaaatttatttgaagttCGAGGAATGTGTTTGGGTTgggaatttaatatttaaaagctTGGCACCAGAGTTGAGGTTGGACGAATTTTAAGGCATTCTGAATTATATTCAAAGTGAGTAGTTTACCctaaaacttggtatttgtgtTACATAAATGTGTTGtggatttcatgcaaaatggttttgtgcattgaaatggtaaccggtgacggttggttttacaagagaggttcgtccctaaatgttttgaacttatgcattgcattttataaaactgttgtttatatgatgcattgaattatgaaatgtggcattgtcttgcgttttatgtgtacgtatggaatgtcagcctaggatgttgtctggatagtgtagccataattctccaagggcgtgacggaataataggggtatctgattctggtgtgcatgtcaggatagtcgccttggttttcatgccagaccgtttggtcatggaagttgcactaggatgactaggtggtccataatGTGTttttcatgtgggatgtcagcccaggatgttgtttggatagtgtagccgtaattctccaagggcatgacggaataataggggtatctgatgctggtgagcatgtcaggatagctgccTTGATTTTCATGCCAGGCCgttgggccagggaagttgcactaggatgactaggtggtccatgtgaaattttggagttgggattgtatggtggttcctagatgcttaagatgggaacgtattctggtgagatgcgttggcagccccatttaagctagaatcgtgttgcgtcgtcgtgtcgtcgagtcggtatggtggcatagcttttagagagattgctcttttcccgtggtagggttaagcactagggattctcttgggttagggcttaccgggtgtattggtttatttcatgtcttgcattcattcttgaaaaatgtgttttgaactcttatttagatgattcaacatctaatttggactatgtccctgaaatattcaaacgttccaggtgaaggcagtagtgcaaaaggaaagggaattgccgaggagtgaagGCAATTAGTTGATAGCTTGTAATATGTCGCTTTCAATAATGCTGTTTATTTTGAAGATGTCTTGAAAAtattggtttgactttatattataaataaagtgatttcggttatgacctgttatgatttcgatctagctttcgcatttgtgttggtgaacttgttttagtttattgatgattcatagttgatatactgagaagatgtaacgggatcttcggggaacgattttgtgttgggtttctgATGTTtacttgggaaaaaaaaatattcctaaaatcttACGCCTTCCtgagaattggggtgttacagcgcAAGATATTTCCTATACAAATACTTTGATATTTAAGTCACACATTTGAGATCCCATAACTAGTATTGTTGTAGAGTTCTAAAATTAGTGTTAGATATGTACCTCTTTTTGAAAGGAGGGTTCACCTACTTATATGAAAATTTGGGAATTTGTGATAAACATCtcttatattctaaaattaattagaatttggACTCTTATAGAGAATATAGATAAGTCTTTATCTTTTGCGACATTCCTGAATTGATTATTAGAGTTATCAGTTTTTGCTTTTTCATTGGGAATACCTCGCTAGAGAAGTTCTCGGGAGATCTCCATGTCTTGtaattcttccttccttcttcctccttcctttACAGGATTGCCTTTGGAGAGTCTTTGAGAGACCCCCTTCAGTGTGAAAGGTCTCCTAGGCCCTCCTATGACAGTCTTCTCTGGCCCTTTTGGGTCTTCCTTTTCCTGGGTTTGGGCTTTTATTCTTAGACTATGATGACCTGTGACACATCAGATAAAAAGTTCGGATTTGTGACAAATGAtgtcaaaattattcaaaaatacaatTGGGTGTTTAGTTATGTGGTTTTTATTCAACTATTTCTAGATACGGGTTAGATGACATCTCCTCAAAAATATTTGTTCATGGAAAAGGATAATTTGGCATTTGACTTATCTTTTCTAAATTGAttgttgatttaaatttttatgctaCTTGGTAGTCAGTAATCACTACAAAGAGATATAATTTCACTTAATAGAAGGATAACTTGGGCAAACCTTATCTCTAAACTCGagagattaattaatgaatACACTAAATACTCGTAAACAAAGAAACTCTATTATTTCGCAATAGCTTGCAAGTGCAAGTTCTAGACTGCAAGCGAGATGTCTTGAGGCTGGCATTGATGGAAGTCTAAAATTGTCGTAGCTGgcaaacattaattaatttgtcaaTTCCGTAACAGGCTTCtcttgcttttgcttttgttggtGGTTCTACGAAGCACTCAAATCAAAATTATCTTTTCTAAACGTTGCTTTCAAGCTGTTCATTTTGCAAGGATTTTCTTTCAACTTCCAAGTGAGAAAACttaagcgagagagagagagttagagGTCTCAAAAATGAGGATGAGCATAATCCATGGGGCCATAAGGCTGAAACAAGTCGGCCAAGAACCCTTTCTTCCTCCTAGGGTTCCATCCCATGTCCTTGCACAGCTGATCATTGTACCATATGTGGAGCCCTCCTATGCATGATCTGCTGAAGTATCTCCCCGAGTATTCCTTCTTGTACTTGTCCCACTCCGCCACATCTCTCTCCATCTCTACGATGCTCGGCAGCTTGAACTTCCCGTCTAGCAGCTCCGCCAGCCACCGGCACCTCATCTCCGACGTGTACAGGTTCGCTATGCTCTCCGAGAACCCTATTATCGCCAGCTGTGGAATCCTCGGATGGATGCATTCCCTTGCAAAATTCATCGTCACAAATtaataagttaatataatttaattacagTTAGAGCGCATAAATAAACTACTTGAGTTGATTGAAAATGGGTCCTGCTGTTGGGGAATAGTCAAATTATTGAAAACGTGTCCAATGTAGCATCTCTATGAAAACTATTGTCGAATCGTTAATGTAAATATTGAGGGACCTGATATTAACAAATGATATTAGAGCTGCTTAGCTTCCCAACCTGTACAATGGAAGAGCTATATCAGGAGAGCCGGCGATGCAATCCTGGAAGGTTGGGGACACGAAGATTCGTCTCAACTTTTCGAGGCCTTTGAAGCCGGTGGCCAAAATGACGACGTCCATCTCTAGAGCTTCGTCCTCGCCGTCGACCAGAATGCCTTGTTTGCAGAAGCTGAAATTTTGAGCTTTCTTCAACCGGATGCTTCCTTTCTCCACCCTATCGTAGAAATCCTCCGGCACCGTCGACGTCGTGCAAGAACTCAGTTCTTGCAAAAACCCGTGCTTCGGCACCATCCCAAACTTGGAAAGACGAAGTTTGCGGCGGATGTGTGTTTCCATGAATTTCGCTAATCCCCATCTCTGACGAACATTTAACAGTGACGATTGACAGACGTATACTTAACAGTGACAATTAATGGATTGATGAGAGAGATTCGGGTTTATACCACCGGAGTGAGTAATGTTGCGAGGACACTGAAAAGAAGGCCTTCGCCGGGTTTGTGAACGGAGAGCTCGGAGAAGCGATTCAAATACAGATACGCGATCGAAACTCCCCACGGCTGATAATCCGGCACGTTCCAGTGCTCTGTTCTGTAGATAACCGTGCAGGGAAGACGACGATCGTCCGCCTCTGCAACCCAAATTTCACAGagaattaatttcttgaatcaaTTAATTGTATCAGGTTACATCGATCTTTGATAATGTGCTCTACCATTGGCAGAAGAGCACTCGACGGCGATGTCCAGAGCCGACTTCTGGAGGCCGACGACGGCGACGCGCTTCCCTTTGACGAGATTCTGAGCGGCGGCGTCATCCATGGCGGCGTAGTCCATGGAGTGGATCACCGTCCCGTCGAACGCTTCCAGGCCCTTGCCGGACGGGAAGTCTGGAATGTTCGGAATCCCGCTGAACCTTCCGACGCACAGGATTAGAAAATCTACTTGATAAACCTGCTTCACCGCCATGAAAATGCTCGAGTAAAGCTAAAGAAAATTGATGATTTTGCATTGATATGATATCCTCTGCATCCCTAGTAATAAGAGAATAACAccatataataatatacaatatTTAGAGAGTCTCGATTTCGGGTTTCCACACAACTATGTCCTTAATTTTGTGTAGACTTGAAGATTTAATTGAGACAAAATTACGATCTTGTTAGCAATTAATGGTAAAATCATAACTTTTATCGATCTTTCCTCGTCACAAACAGCTATTTTTTTACCTCTGTGGAAAGGTTTCCAGTGTGTTGGACGGTGATATTCCACTTCCCTTTAGAGGCAAAAGGGTCACCGGAGCCGCCCCAAAGCGCCCAGGCTGCCATCTCCTTCTCCGGCGGTCCTTCAAAAGCGACGCTCAACACCTTAGACCGGAACTTAACGTGCCGGAGCAGATCAAAGTGACGAGCATACAACTCTATGTAATCAAGAACTTGCCGGCCATCCGGGTAGAGCTCCGTGACCGACTCCGGCCAGGGGAAATCCGAGAACTGGTAGAAGGGTTTGGGCGTCTGCAGCTTGGTGGTCCGAAATGTGGCGGTCCAGACGCCGCCGATGCTGCTCTCCTCCTCGAACACGATGGGACGGAAGCCCTTGGAGAGCGCGTACTTGCAGGCCAAAAGGCCGCTGACTCCGGCGCCGACGATGGCCACCTTCTTCTCCATCTGGAAACCGGTCAGATATTTCCGGCGGCTTCGAATTCACAGCTAACACTTTAGCCACCATCCTccaatgtatatgtatatataggacAATGATGGCGCAGCTGTTACCTACGCTTGCTCTAACTTCATTTAAACCAAATCAATGTACAGAATAGgaaattttaccttttttttaaattaaaaaaaaaatactacttACACAAACAATTAATCTATTCGATGAggttaaaatacaaaaatattcttACTTAATTTATCATTGTTGTCTCCAGATGAAACTACCGGGTTTATCCGGTATTGGTGGGCTCCATAAAATTGTAAAGATAAAGACAAGCAATGAGGTGTCTTATCataatgaaaattattaattagatcATACCAATTTCGGAATGACTAATGATTAGATGATCGCAGaatcaaattagaaacaaactttatatatatatatatatatatattttagataaaaaggATAAGGGGGCTGCGGCTGTAGTCGAAGTATCTCTTTGAAGTTTGAACCTGGAATCATTCAAAAAgggaggatttttttttttttttaaattaaaagatgcAAGTAATTATCTAAATAGAAAATTCtggtaataaataaatttgccTTAATTGTTTTGGCCAATGGGTTACACTTGCTTCCACAACTCTCGTGGTCCAAAACCACTTTTTAATTTGTTCTCTTGTTTTGCCCATTAGTCTCCTCCCACTTTTTAGATTCTTTGACTTTAGTTAGAATGtgatcaattttaatatttattaaatagacAGACTTAAACTTTCGTGTCAATAAGTTAAGAAATGAATTGAGGTGGTGATGTTAGGAATTGCACCGTCGTCGGAGAGTTGCGGGCACGAGGTGCTATCTCCCCCGTGCCAGCCGCACTTCCAGCCGGCCACCTCCTGAATGCTATCTTCTCCATGCGAGCCGCACATGCAGCCCACTTCCTTCCATACACGTGTACTATATGCCCCGCGCATTAGATTGTTCCTACCTATGAAGCACCAACACGACTTGAAGAGGTTGTTTTGCTGTGTCTGaatcattttttgttttaaaaatttaaaaaacaatttgaaatattttttgaattatttttgtaataagtgAAAAGTTTCATACCAAttcacaaaatttataaatttgtcaAAAACGCGTTTCGACAATTAGCTCCCACTTTCACCTCACGCATGGATGCTGACGATCAACCTcattttttcctcttcttttctttctatatttcttttttttttcttcttccaatgctTCAAATTCGAAACCCGAAATCCCCTTTTGCTACTCCGATGTTCCCTCATTGTCATTGTTGTGCCCTCTTTCGATTCCGATTGTCATTCCCCCATTTTCTCGCTTCCAAGTTTCTCACTTTTGGCTCCATTTCATTGGCCGAAAATCACCCCTCAATCAATTGTGAATCCAGAAGATTGAGCCACCATTGTCGTGCTCGCTTTTCTTGTCGTCGGTCGTTCCTATtctaagaggctgtttggcttagcagTTTGACCGCTTTTAAGCTGCTTATGCAGCGTATACACTATATAGCGttttattattatgtgtttAGCAATAACAATCAGCTGAAAACCTGTGTAGTTTAAAAACTATTGCAATAGTGTTTTACAAAAGCTGGTGCCCCCAACTTTGGCAAAAAACGCTATACAGTTGACCGACAAAAATACTATTCTGCCCTCAagttcattttcttctcctcctttgcTCTCCTCTTGTCATCTTCCCTTTGCTTCTAGCCATTACTGCCGCTGCCGCTGCCGCTGGGCTGTTGCCGTCGCCCCTCGCTTCGATCTGCCGTCGCTGTCGTCCAGCTGGGCTGCAGCCGTCACCCCTTCCCTAGATCCGCCATTGGCCGCTGTTCTTCTCGCGCAGgtgcagcatatatatatatattatgttatatatcCACTGTTCTTACTGTTCTTCGGCCgcgacatatatatattatatgttatatgttatatgtatatatataacacaaaataatatatattattattatatacaatatatataatatatagtaatattgtattaatagatttttaataattatatataatttattaatatttaataataaaattttacatcatttaacatcatgtctattttaatctttttgtcaagttttaataacttatcagttctttcaaaccaaacacataaatattaactaacagtttaaaagcatatttttccaaacacattatcaacttaaacactacacAACTTTTATACTAACAACTACCCCACTTAAAAGCTCTACTAAAAAACGGTAAGCCAACAGCCTCTAAGTaacccccttctctctctccattcaTTCTACATTCGTATATTTAAAGTAGACACAGGCATGAAAAACTTCCCATCCACCTATAGATTTGTTGACGGGGAACTATAATTTCATCTCGGTGGAAATTAGTTAGGTATTGcatacttatacatatatacatatatatatattctgtgttGTAGAATGGCATTACAAATGCCTAAGAAAATATTATGGCTGTGGTTACTTAGTAATTAGGAAATGGATGTGTTTTGGCATGAAATTTAGATTTGTGAGCTTTCTAATTAAGGAGTCTGTTGATGGCAATCTGGTGACGGTATTTTTCCCCCTTGATGATTTGAACATGGATGTCCATCTTGTTAGAACAATGCCCCCTTTCAACTTAAAATTCCAGAAGATATTCAAGTTGTATTCGGAGAAACTTTACAACTATTTACTTTATCTTTCAAAACCTTTTTAGGATATACACTATCATTGTGGGCTAAGCTAATGTTCTTGGTCACATAAGGCAGTGTAATGGTGAGTGATTCTCTGAATTTCCATTAAAGGAAAATGTTCAACTGCTATCACAATCAAATGTTGATTCAAATAAGAGTAAAGCTGGTTTCCTTGTTTTGTAGCATAACTGTCGTCATTAAGAAGTTGTAGTTTCTAGACTAGGGCTCATTTCAACTTTTagctcttattttctttcttctttttatttttcttattttccacGTTACATGGGCTTTTAAAAAATCTTTGGAGTACGCATGTTGGACCCTTGACACAGAATATGTCTGACTTTCTAATTTGCATGCACCTAATTAACAAATAGTTCACGTAGTAGTTCGCTATGAAAGTATATCCCCTTGCAGCACTTATAGTCATATACTTGTATATCCACATATAATTGCACATAAATTTTCATGGGTAAAGGTTTTTAAATTGTGGACTGTTGCTTTTATAATGCCATGAATATTGTTCCTGCTTAATTTCTTTGTTTCTGCTTAAAGATCAGAGTTTGAATTCTCAATGATGATGAtcttctgtttttgttttatttatttattgtgctCTTGATGAATGCCATGATGTCAAATATTATGAACTCTATATTTGATCCTATagtgatttattaatttaactcATAGTTCATATGGTCATTCAACTTCAAGTTCAGGATCTAGTAACGGtattgcatcaaaaaataaggaTGAAGAAAACAGTCCATTATGGAAATATGTGactaaaattgagaaaatggaagaaggagAGAGTAGTTGGAAATGGATTGTAACTTTTGTAGTTTACAAAGATTTAGAACATAAGCAAGAGTTAGAACTCATCTATTAAATATCAGTGGGAACATGATTGTTTGTTGTAAAAAAGTGAGTCCTAAAATTATAGTTGAGATTAaaaaagttgaagaagaaattgTAGAAAGACTGTCAAATTCAAAAACTAAGCAAGTGCTATTATCAATTAGTAGTGTTTCTATGGGACATTCTTTGTCTATACATGAATCAAGAGTTTTAGAACAgttaaagaagagaaaaattatTGATTCACCTATTGCTAGATCTTTTAACATGCAAACTAGAGCATAATTAGATGTTGAGA encodes:
- the LOC127792610 gene encoding probable flavin-containing monooxygenase 1 isoform X2, with protein sequence MEKKVAIVGAGVSGLLACKYALSKGFRPIVFEEESSIGGVWTATFRTTKLQTPKPFYQFSDFPWPESVTELYPDGRQVLDYIELYARHFDLLRHVKFRSKVLSVAFEGPPEKEMAAWALWGGSGDPFASKGKWNITVQHTGNLSTEVYQVDFLILCVGRFSGIPNIPDFPSGKGLEAFDGTVIHSMDYAAMDDAAAQNLVKGKRVAVVGLQKSALDIAVECSSANEADDRRLPCTVIYRTEHWNVPDYQPWGVSIAYLYLNRFSELSVHKPGEGLLFSVLATLLTPVRWGLAKFMETHIRRKLRLSKFGMVPKHGFLQELSSCTTSTVPEDFYDRVEKGSIRLKKAQNFSFCKQGILVDGEDEALEMDVVILATGFKGLEKLRRIFVSPTFQDCIAGSPDIALPLYRECIHPRIPQLAIIGFSESIANLYTSEMRCRWLAELLDGKFKLPSIVEMERDVAEWDKYKKEYSGRYFSRSCIGGLHIWYNDQLCKDMGWNPRRKKGFLADLFQPYGPMDYAHPHF
- the LOC127792610 gene encoding probable flavin-containing monooxygenase 1 isoform X1; amino-acid sequence: MEKKVAIVGAGVSGLLACKYALSKGFRPIVFEEESSIGGVWTATFRTTKLQTPKPFYQFSDFPWPESVTELYPDGRQVLDYIELYARHFDLLRHVKFRSKVLSVAFEGPPEKEMAAWALWGGSGDPFASKGKWNITVQHTGNLSTEVYQVDFLILCVGRFSGIPNIPDFPSGKGLEAFDGTVIHSMDYAAMDDAAAQNLVKGKRVAVVGLQKSALDIAVECSSANEADDRRLPCTVIYRTEHWNVPDYQPWGVSIAYLYLNRFSELSVHKPGEGLLFSVLATLLTPVRWGLAKFMETHIRRKLRLSKFGMVPKHGFLQELSSCTTSTVPEDFYDRVEKGSIRLKKAQNFSFCKQGILVDGEDEALEMDVVILATGFKGLEKLRRIFVSPTFQDCIAGSPDIALPLYRECIHPRIPQLAIIGFSESIANLYTSEMRCRWLAELLDGKFKLPSIVEMERDVAEWDKYKKEYSGRYFSRSCIGGLHIWYNDQLCKDMGWNPRRKKGFLADLFQPYGPMDYAHPHF